Proteins encoded together in one Chitinophaga sp. LS1 window:
- a CDS encoding serine hydrolase domain-containing protein: MNTGKTLIALVLFYIPALFTQQAAGQQNVKARELDSIIISNMDQSGMVGVGAAVIVNKQVVWMKGYGYADQEKKIPFTPNTIMNIASISKTFTGVCVMKAQEEGKLSLDEDINTYLPFKVINPNFPDEKITLRHLGTHTSGITDREPIYSNAYHYGGDSPESLGDFLKNYFDPKGKYYSSGNFLNQRPGTYWEYSNIATALAGYIVEQVTGEPLNEYSKNHIFKPLGMMNTGWFQTEIDLSKYSTHYDKQGDSLKVIPFYGLPTYPDGGVRTSVSELSQYFIALLNGGVYNGHHMLKQSTIERMQKLQFTAINKPENINPLTKNEGLFWTTKDGGTKIGYGGTDPGVKTEMLSDLSREVAVILFTNTSLNRKDLLKYYFKGIFDELFKYGYFVRDNKI; encoded by the coding sequence ATGAACACAGGGAAAACATTGATTGCATTAGTTCTTTTTTATATTCCAGCGCTGTTCACGCAGCAGGCTGCAGGACAGCAAAATGTAAAAGCAAGAGAACTGGATAGCATCATTATTAGCAACATGGATCAGTCTGGCATGGTGGGCGTTGGTGCTGCTGTAATCGTGAATAAGCAAGTGGTTTGGATGAAAGGCTACGGATATGCTGACCAGGAGAAGAAAATCCCCTTTACGCCAAATACAATCATGAACATCGCATCTATCTCGAAAACGTTTACCGGTGTATGTGTAATGAAAGCGCAGGAAGAAGGTAAATTATCCCTTGATGAGGATATCAACACCTATTTACCTTTCAAGGTCATCAACCCCAATTTTCCTGATGAAAAGATCACACTGAGACACCTGGGAACACATACCTCCGGCATTACTGATAGGGAGCCCATCTACAGCAATGCCTATCATTATGGAGGAGATAGTCCTGAGTCCCTGGGCGATTTCTTAAAAAACTATTTTGATCCGAAAGGTAAATATTATTCCAGCGGGAATTTTTTAAACCAAAGACCGGGCACCTATTGGGAATATTCAAATATTGCTACTGCATTGGCGGGGTATATTGTAGAACAGGTAACGGGAGAACCATTAAATGAATATAGTAAGAATCATATTTTTAAACCATTAGGGATGATGAATACCGGGTGGTTTCAAACAGAAATTGATCTGTCAAAATATTCCACGCATTATGACAAACAAGGCGACTCTTTAAAAGTGATTCCATTTTACGGACTTCCTACTTATCCAGATGGTGGGGTGCGCACCTCAGTATCCGAATTGTCACAATATTTTATTGCACTATTAAATGGTGGCGTATATAACGGTCATCACATGCTTAAGCAGTCAACTATAGAGCGGATGCAAAAATTGCAGTTTACAGCCATCAATAAACCTGAAAATATTAATCCACTGACCAAGAATGAGGGCCTATTCTGGACTACGAAAGATGGGGGCACGAAGATAGGTTATGGTGGAACAGATCCGGGTGTGAAGACAGAAATGCTATCAGATCTTTCCCGGGAAGTAGCGGTGATTCTTTTTACCAATACTTCTCTCAACAGGAAGGATCTGCTGAAATATTATTTTAAAGGAATTTTTGACGAACTTTTTAAATATGGGTATTTCGTCAGGGATAATAAAATATAG
- a CDS encoding DUF5984 family protein: protein MALINFKLRHPDNIFPWGDAPDTSMHWFGLTDGEYWLDLNKATLYEYTNEVLAGDVNASHYVEYQIVRLIEDWTSIFESIAEPIPDAFYAIARNNNHLYRFYGAVQKWLDKLSEDPSIDIDTYYDRYDKTIEWIYSRTLTAMHLTSGPGISFFRNRNNISIVWKADHQTENNIPVWTAQNGEVELEYEVFVSEIEDFGNRFFQAMDTQVQIAVEKDWGTTHINKERLIQEQQERKDEFQKKLAVLKSEPTKHTDWDLINSLITKMFS, encoded by the coding sequence ATGGCGCTCATTAATTTCAAACTCAGACATCCGGACAACATCTTTCCATGGGGCGATGCTCCAGATACAAGCATGCATTGGTTTGGACTCACGGATGGTGAATATTGGCTTGATTTAAATAAAGCCACTCTTTACGAATATACAAATGAAGTATTGGCAGGCGATGTGAATGCCTCTCACTATGTAGAGTACCAAATAGTTCGATTGATCGAAGATTGGACAAGCATATTTGAATCTATTGCTGAACCTATTCCTGATGCCTTTTATGCGATTGCCAGGAATAATAATCATTTATACAGGTTTTATGGCGCAGTCCAAAAATGGTTAGATAAATTGTCGGAAGACCCTTCAATTGATATAGATACCTATTACGATCGCTATGATAAGACGATCGAATGGATATACAGCAGAACACTTACCGCTATGCACTTAACAAGCGGACCGGGTATTAGTTTTTTCAGAAACAGGAATAATATTTCCATTGTCTGGAAAGCAGACCATCAAACAGAGAATAATATTCCTGTATGGACCGCTCAAAACGGAGAAGTTGAATTGGAATACGAAGTTTTCGTCAGTGAGATAGAAGATTTTGGCAATCGCTTCTTTCAGGCAATGGATACGCAGGTTCAGATAGCAGTAGAAAAAGATTGGGGCACTACACATATTAATAAAGAGCGGTTAATACAAGAACAGCAGGAAAGAAAGGATGAATTTCAAAAGAAGTTGGCTGTGTTAAAAAGCGAGCCTACTAAACACACAGATTGGGATTTAATAAATTCTCTGATAACGAAAATGTTTAGTTAA
- a CDS encoding alpha/beta hydrolase produces the protein MAIKQEVKKSMTQSVKVIFWILCMFSSLLAGAQPPEDTAKSEQKTVYLFSGIGADSSIFMNLKLPGYHIVYINWIPALPTESIRQYAGRIKSQITVENPDLIGLSFGGIVAVEVSKQIKIDKMVLISSVKTKYELNRFQYFFMKLGLYRIIPGPLIKRANFLSYRYFGAQSPNDKKTLTNLLAQTDVSFFRWALKSIAYWDNKVPPERTIQIHGTADRVITGRLVHPDYRIKGGGHLMVVNKADTISKIITNYLDE, from the coding sequence ATGGCTATTAAGCAAGAAGTGAAGAAGTCTATGACGCAAAGTGTGAAAGTGATTTTTTGGATTTTATGTATGTTCAGCAGCCTCCTGGCTGGGGCTCAACCTCCGGAGGATACAGCAAAAAGCGAACAAAAAACTGTTTACCTGTTTAGTGGTATAGGAGCAGACTCTAGTATATTTATGAACCTGAAACTTCCAGGATATCACATCGTCTACATAAACTGGATTCCTGCGTTGCCCACTGAATCAATCAGGCAATATGCAGGTAGGATAAAGAGCCAGATCACCGTTGAAAATCCGGATCTTATCGGACTTTCTTTTGGAGGCATCGTTGCTGTGGAAGTTTCAAAACAGATAAAGATTGATAAAATGGTGTTGATCTCTTCAGTCAAAACAAAGTATGAATTGAACAGGTTTCAGTACTTTTTCATGAAATTGGGATTATATCGAATCATTCCCGGTCCATTAATAAAACGTGCTAATTTTCTCTCCTATCGGTATTTTGGTGCCCAGTCCCCAAATGATAAAAAGACATTAACGAATTTATTGGCGCAAACAGATGTGTCTTTTTTTCGTTGGGCACTGAAAAGCATTGCTTATTGGGATAATAAAGTACCCCCGGAGAGAACTATTCAAATACACGGTACTGCCGATAGAGTAATAACCGGCAGGCTTGTGCATCCTGACTATCGCATTAAGGGTGGAGGGCATCTCATGGTTGTTAATAAAGCAGATACCATTAGTAAAATTATCACGAATTACCTGGATGAATAA